The proteins below come from a single Leptotrichia sp. oral taxon 223 genomic window:
- a CDS encoding AAA family ATPase, producing the protein MENKKRLPIGISDFKRIIEESYYYVDKTGLISSILKDGANVNLFTRPRRFGKTLNMSMLRYFFDFENREENKKLFDNLNISESEYASEQGKYPVIFVSFKNIEENEWEDCYFEIKNLINKLYNDFEFIRKNLNQSELMEFDKIWLKQKEADWKNSLKILTKYLYDYYGKKKVVVLIDEYDTPIIQSYQAGYYKKAISFFKRFYGEALKDNEYLQFGIMTGILRIAKEGIFSGLNNLKVNTIFSEKYSEFFGLTENEVIRAVKYYELEYELEEVKKWYDGYQFGDSEIYNPWSIINFLSAGQLRPYWIGVSGNKLIDEMLDEGNKEIFDDLGKLFNKEKIYKEINDYSEFTFDMDDIWQLFLYAGYLTIGGEKVDNEYPIRIPNNEILEFFENRFIARFIRKTQKFTNIIKDLKKGEIEEFAKGLQDEILSSLSYFDTDKDEKYYKVFLIGIFIVLGNDYIRLSERESGYGRADLVLEPKNKGNPAYIFEFKVAGNEEEMENYAKEGFEQIKEKEYDIELKNRGVKEIIHIGLGFYRKKLRMKHEKISF; encoded by the coding sequence ATGGAAAATAAAAAGCGATTACCAATAGGAATATCTGATTTTAAAAGAATAATAGAAGAAAGTTACTATTATGTTGATAAAACAGGATTGATTAGCAGCATTTTAAAAGATGGAGCAAATGTAAATCTATTCACTCGTCCAAGAAGATTTGGGAAAACGCTTAATATGTCGATGTTAAGATATTTTTTTGATTTTGAAAATAGGGAAGAAAATAAAAAATTATTTGACAATCTTAATATCTCAGAAAGTGAATATGCAAGTGAACAGGGGAAATATCCAGTAATATTCGTGAGTTTCAAGAATATTGAGGAAAATGAGTGGGAAGACTGCTATTTTGAAATAAAAAACTTGATAAATAAATTGTATAATGACTTTGAATTTATAAGAAAAAACTTGAATCAGAGTGAATTAATGGAATTTGACAAGATATGGCTGAAACAGAAAGAGGCAGATTGGAAAAATTCTTTAAAAATTTTGACAAAATATCTGTATGATTATTATGGGAAAAAGAAAGTTGTCGTTTTGATTGATGAATACGATACTCCGATAATTCAGTCATATCAGGCAGGGTACTATAAAAAGGCAATTTCGTTTTTCAAAAGATTTTATGGGGAAGCCTTGAAGGATAATGAATATTTGCAATTTGGTATTATGACAGGAATTTTACGGATTGCAAAAGAGGGAATTTTTTCAGGGCTTAACAATTTGAAAGTAAATACAATATTTAGTGAAAAATATTCTGAGTTTTTTGGACTTACAGAAAATGAAGTCATAAGAGCTGTGAAATATTATGAGCTTGAATATGAACTGGAGGAAGTTAAGAAATGGTATGACGGGTATCAGTTTGGAGATAGTGAAATCTATAATCCTTGGTCGATTATTAATTTTTTGTCAGCTGGGCAATTACGTCCTTACTGGATTGGTGTTTCAGGGAATAAATTGATAGATGAAATGCTTGATGAAGGGAATAAGGAAATATTTGATGATTTGGGGAAATTATTTAATAAGGAAAAAATTTATAAGGAAATAAATGATTATTCTGAATTTACTTTTGATATGGATGATATATGGCAATTATTTCTGTATGCGGGCTATTTGACGATTGGTGGGGAAAAAGTAGATAATGAGTATCCTATAAGGATACCAAATAACGAAATACTGGAGTTTTTTGAGAACAGGTTTATTGCCAGATTTATTAGAAAAACTCAAAAATTTACAAATATTATAAAAGACTTGAAAAAGGGGGAAATAGAAGAATTTGCAAAAGGGCTTCAAGATGAGATATTATCGTCGCTAAGTTATTTTGATACAGATAAGGACGAGAAATATTACAAAGTATTTTTAATAGGGATTTTCATAGTTCTGGGAAATGACTATATCAGGCTTTCTGAAAGGGAAAGTGGTTATGGAAGGGCTGATTTGGTACTTGAGCCTAAAAATAAGGGAAATCCAGCATATATTTTTGAATTTAAAGTGGCAGGTAATGAAGAGGAAATGGAAAATTATGCAAAAGAAGGATTTGAGCAGATAAAAGAGAAGGAATATGATATAGAGCTGAAAAATCGTGGAGTTAAGGAAATTATCCACATTGGGCTTGGATTTTACCGGAAGAAATTAAGAATGAAGCATGAGAAGATAAGTTTTTGA